Proteins encoded in a region of the Nicotiana tomentosiformis chromosome 9, ASM39032v3, whole genome shotgun sequence genome:
- the LOC104106709 gene encoding subtilisin-like protease SBT1.7 has translation MSRFTMLVVLVLLGLCLCHLSVATIGSTSNKKSTYIVHVAKSQMPESFEDHKHWYDSSLKSVSDSAEMLYVYNNVVHGFSARLTIQEAESLERQSGILSVLPELRYELHTTRTPSFLGLDRSADFFPESNAMSDVVVGVLDTGVWPESKSFDDTGLGPIPDSWKGECESGTNFSSSNCNRKLIGARYFSKGYETTLGPVDVSKESKSARDDDGHGTHTATTAAGSVVQGASLFGYASGTARGMATRARVAVYKVCWIGGCFSSDILAAMDKAIDDNVNVLSLSLGGGNSDYYRDSVAIGAFAAMEKGILVSCSAGNAGPSPYSLSNVAPWITTVGAGTLDRDFPAYVSLGNGKNFSGVSLYKGDLSLSKMLPFVYAGNASNTTNGNLCMTGTLIPEKVKGKIVLCDRGINPRVQKGSVVKEAGGVGMVLANTAANGDELVADAHLLPATTVGQTTGEAIKKYLTSDPNPTATILFEGTKVGIKPSPVVAAFSSRGPNSITQEILKPDIIAPGVNILAGWTGAVGPTGLAEDTRRVGFNIISGTSMSCPHVSGLAALLKGAHPDWSPAAIRSALMTTAYTVYKNGGALQDVSTGKPSTPFDHGAGHVDPVAALNPGLVYDLRADDYLNFLCALNYTSIQINSIARRNYNCETSKKYSVTDLNYPSFAVVFPEQMTAGSGSSSSSVKYTRTLTNVGPAGTYKVSTVFSPSNSVKVSVEPETLVFTRANEQKSYTVTFTAPSMPSTTNVYGRIEWSDGKHVVGSPVAISWT, from the exons atgtcGAGATTTACAATGCTAGTAGTTCTTGTTCTTCTTGGGCTATGTCTATGCCATTTATCAGTAGCAACAATAGGAAGTACTAGTAATAAGAAGAGTACTTACATAGTACACGTGGCAAAATCCCAAATGCCAGAGAGTTTTGAAGACCATAAACACTGGTATGATTCATCACTAAAATCAGTTTCTGATTCAGCAGAAATGTTGTATGTTTACAACAACGTTGTACATGGTTTCTCAGCAAGACTGACTATTCAAGAAGCAGAATCACTTGAGAGACAATCTGGGATTCTGTCTGTTTTGCCGGAGTTGAGATATGAACTTCACACGACAAGAACACCATCTTTTCTGGGTCTTGATCGAAGTGCTGATTTTTTTCCAGAATCAAATGCTATGAGTGATGTGGTTGTTGGGGTTCTTGATACTGGAGTTTGGCCAGAAAGCAAGAGTTTTGATGATACTGGACTTGGACCTATTCCGGATTCTTGGAAAGGAGAGTGTGAATCTGGTACCAATTTCAGTTCTTCAAATTGCAATAGGAAATTGATTGGTGCAAG GTACTTCTCGAAAGGTTATGAGACCACATTGGGTCCTGTTGATGTATCCAAAGAGTCGAAATCTGCAAGGGACGATGACGGACATGGAACACACACTGCTACTACTGCAGCTGGTTCAGTTGTTCAGGGCGCTAGTCTCTTTGGGTATGCTTCTGGAACTGCTCGTGGAATGGCAACTCGTGCTAGAGTTGCTGTGTACAAAGTTTGCTGGATTGGTGGTTGTTTTAGCTCTGATATATTAGCAGCTATGGACAAAGCAATTGATGATAATGTGAATGTGCTTTCTTTATCACTTGGTGGTGGCAATTCAGATTATTATAGAGATAGTGTCGCAATTGGAGCATTTGCTGCTATGGAAAAAGGGATTCTAGTCTCTTGCTCTGCAG GTAACGCTGGTCCTAGTCCCTATAGTTTGTCCAACGTAGCGCCGTGGATAACTACTGTGGGTGCAGGAACATTGGACCGCGATTTTCCTGCATATGTAAGCCTAGGCAATGGTAAGAATTTCTCTGGTGTTTCACTCTACAAAGGGGATTTGTCACTAAGTAAAATGCTTCCCTTTGTGTATGCTGGTAATGCTAGTAATACTACAAATGGAAATCTTTGCATGACGGGTACCTTAATTCCTGAGAAGGTTAAAGGCAAAATTGTTCTATGTGACCGCGGGATAAATCCCAGGGTCCAAAAAGGTTCTGTGGTAAAAGAAGCCGGTGGGGTTGGTATGGTTTTGGCTAACACTGCCGCAAACGGGGATGAGCTGGTGGCTGATGCCCATTTGCTTCCAGCAACGACAGTTGGTCAGACGACAGGGGAAGCAATCAAGAAGTACTTAACCTCGGATCCTAATCCAACAGCCACGATTCTTTTCGAGGGAACTAAGGTGGGGATCAAACCATCACCAGTGGTTGCTGCATTTAGCTCCAGAGGACCAAACTCAATCACGCAGGAAATTCTCAAACCGGACATCATAGCACCAGGTGTTAACATTCTCGCAGGGTGGACAGGTGCGGTTGGACCAACAGGGTTGGCCGAGGACACAAGACGCGTTGGGTTCAACATTATCTCGGGCACGTCTATGTCTTGCCCGCACGTGAGTGGTTTGGCTGCTTTGCTTAAAGGAGCGCACCCTGATTGGAGCCCAGCGGCTATTCGCTCGGCTCTTATGACCACGGCTTATACAGTGTACAAGAACGGTGGTGCGCTCCAAGATGTCTCGACGGGAAAGCCGTCCACGCCGTTTGATCATGGTGCAGGACATGTAGACCCTGTTGCAGCACTAAACCCCGGACTTGTTTACGACTTGAGGGCTGATGATTATCTGAATTTCCTCTGTGCCTTGAACTACACATCAATCCAGATTAATAGCATTGCTAGAAGAAACTACAACTGTGAAACAAGTAAGAAATACAGTGTCACTGATTTGAATTACCCTTCATTTGCTGTTGTATTTCCAGAACAAATGACTGCAGGCAGTGGAAGCAGTTCTAGCTCCGTTAAATATACGCGAACGCTTACTAATGTTGGACCAGCAGGAACATACAAAGTTAGTACTGTTTTTTCACCAAGCAACTCAGTGAAAGTCTCGGTCGAGCCTGAAACGTTGGTTTTTACTCGTGCGAACGAGCAGAAGTCATATACCGTGACTTTCACTGCTCCTTCAATGCCATCAACTACGAATGTGTATGGTAGAATTGAGTGGTCAGATGGCAAGCATGTAGTTGGTAGTCCTGTGGCCATTAGTTGGACATGA